One region of Carassius gibelio isolate Cgi1373 ecotype wild population from Czech Republic chromosome A1, carGib1.2-hapl.c, whole genome shotgun sequence genomic DNA includes:
- the LOC127949292 gene encoding transmembrane protein 184C-like, whose amino-acid sequence MPCTCGNWRRWIRPLVVLLYILVLLVVLPLCIWELQKSEVSTHNKAWFIAGIFVFMTIPISLWGILQHLVNYTQPELQKPIIRILWMVPIYSLDSWIALKYPSIAIYVDTCRECYEAYVIYNFMIFLLNYLGNQYPSLVLMLEVQEQQKHLPPLCCCPPWPMGEVLLLRCKLGVLQYTVVRPVTTVIALICQLCGVYDEGNFSSKNAWTYLVIVNNLSQLFAMYCLVLFYKALREELSPIKPVGKFLCVKLVVFVSFWQAVVIALLVKVGVISDSHIWDWKSVEAVATGLQDFTICVEMFLAAIAHHFSFTYKPYVQEAEEGSCFDSFLAMWDISDVRADISEQVRNVGRTVMGRPRKTYFGDEAFQDENTGLLSAGSQDPAIESSSTPPSPKGHYQGMGHTLTPHSISAPANLGCAPWEGDVDDIMPSVLSGDHTDQQGSDYAAIT is encoded by the exons ATGCCGTGCACATGCGGGAACTGGAGGAGGTGGATCCGGCCTCTGGTGGTGCTGCTCTACATTCTCGTGCTCCTGGTTGTCCTTCCACTCTGTATATGGGAGCTTCAAAAATCAGAG GTTAGCACACACAATAAAGCATGGTTCATCGCTGGGATATTTGTGTTCATGACTATACCCATCTCACTGTGGGGGATTTTGCAGCATCTAGTCAACTACACCCAACCTGAGCTACAAAAACCTATCATCAG AATATTATGGATGGTTCCTATATACAGCCTGGATAGT TGGATTGCATTGAAGTATCCCAGCATTGCCATCTATGTAGACACGTGTAGAGAGTGCTATGAGGCTTATGTCATCTACAACTTCATGATCTTCCTTCTCAACTATCTGGGAAACCAGTATCCCAGTCTGGTGCTGATGCTGGAGGTGCAGGAGCAACAAAAGCATCTGCCCCCTCTGTGCTGTTGCCCACCGTGGCCCATGGGAGA aGTGCTTTTGCTGAGATGTAAACTGGGAGTTCTGCAGTACACTGTTGTGAGACCTGTCACTACAGTCATTGCTTT GATTTGTCAGCTTTGTGGGGTCTATGATGAAGGAAACTTCAGTTCAAAAAATGCCTGGACGTATCTGGTTATCGTCAACAATCTCTCTCAGCTT TTTGCCATGTACTGTCTTGTGCTGTTCTACAAGGCTTTGAGAGAAGAGCTGAGTCCTATCAAACCTGTGGGCAAATTCCTCTGTGTCAAGCTGGTGGTTTTTGTGTCATTCTG GCAAGCTGTGGTCATTGCGCTTTTAGTGAAAGTTGGTGTAATCTCAGACTCGCACATCTGGGACTGGAAGAGTGTGGAGGCTGTAGCCACTGGATTACAG GACTTCACCATCTGTGTGGAAATGTTTTTAGCAGCCATTGCCCATCACTTCAGCTTCACTTACAAGCCCTACGTACAGGAAGCAGAGGAAGGTTCTTGCTTTGATTCCTTCCTGGCCATGTGGGATATCTCTGATGTACGGGCTGATATCTCGGAACAAGTGCGCAATGTCG gGAGAACTGTCATGGGTCGGCCAAGGAAAACATATTTTGGTGACGAGGCATTCCAGGACGAGAACACAGGACTGCTGTCAGCTGGTTCTCAGGATCCAGCCATTGAATCGTCCTCCACTCCTCCATCCCCTAAGGGCCATTACCAGGGCATGGGCCACACCTTAACGCCCCACTCCATCTCGGCTCCCGCCAACCTTGGCTGTGCACCATGGGAAGGAGATGTTGATGACATCATGCCTTCTGTGCTATCTGGTGATCATACAGACCAGCAAGGCTCAGACTATGCAGCCATCACTTGA